One region of Acanthopagrus latus isolate v.2019 chromosome 24, fAcaLat1.1, whole genome shotgun sequence genomic DNA includes:
- the LOC119015646 gene encoding uncharacterized protein LOC119015646, with the protein MEFKAASHSAAKRPAADLLLPVLCILDTSVPQDRQQCVLKATKEAKLCQSSKPSIIYDDSRLRDPKTACEEAKKKCLLITDNPTEKQYLGQLVVTFGKYDGKSFKWLIENDVGYVKFILDRHIKESCHPDRKGAIQAEWVKDYLHRYVELYPSVSCHLEVNVDRAIYGQGRFRSFTFQEMWRWYSLHKCLQADPQAGSDHERKMAQEAFCSVRQWLAMKEDDISSKSLKRFRHYILKKEQEKSPQKVAPASAASGTSGTRGDDDQADDALLAEALDTFESRGDTDLTPSRAASQLQPPQPSQTGDIQPSPAPSSAPAGQKGTTSDVTDAAVAATPSEVTYEGWHKMWESGHHGLPEADIRWLKEDAERGLFQQQMSFEDKHGKIKTRKVLKRDRMWFHPPEFPGVVVGGGVPLADSFFHSRVFFWRPVGVWGYSLRCPRSECPARAKKDTFLYRCGYSKTVRQICHMSGWYSMLTEVLACNACRKAAQESKDHSIGRFLAWDASILNQLSPAHRAVFPAVLTLRRGVDKQVIRLMRDRTQGNTMAKVWRQVQESHCEEYLHRKDLYTTLLSQLNKPGGITRILKHQFQRPPPKRELPSPRLLRKTFLIAETENIEDYRTQIMSTFGKVLKYDSTKKICKKLSGDGKGTAEWCTNVANELGQILMAVITCEESLDKMRPMAEGLMERYRRAGEAPPELMYVDRGCCRVHGVSHLEQLFSEWADSGMMVRLDIFHWIHRFDAAVRTDHHPKYALFKSALSAAVFSYNKDDMALLIQAIRAGHHSKYESLSDDQIIEMHVSKNDLKHYVRRITVGALETFARVQNAINILKGPAGMDENQVHLFKDAAAIDRVWENQQKHLECLQDPPGRDMYTITKYITRNGVRLPHYSTVRGSNSLEGFHSFLPSMIPGPHCAAVPFQVYLLSGIARWNSDRESASVKGQKGRKHMVYVSPLIDRLNQRCQDLFGEVEESNYRPPVPAGDERIGLEYLFSQSSETFSAPDHYAQTRETLQAAEDDDDEVVADEVVADTEGSLENDVGYNSDSESDNLTPLKKGLHLTDLVVAPELDPCVEDVCGPSHLPGYQHVEDLSAVLVEIALEEGKLSIDEATRQRVISCWNKLDLHDRSIQQFDSLYSARWGNALFGRTKGDPSESSLVQKLKFSKRYSAAHLLDSRKNRLMYCIIKQLWLHPDCGGKARGTPQKHRITTMYQRVQQRVTVDDPELSKLGIPILKVNSKCVAEFIRRQEALSATNVTDQGLSVLRRHQSVATTSQPPAAELPDERPHTARPQVQYLVTPSLAGTRKLKQRLDHFTLPIQPSLTPILVAAAAPPTQPPLAPILTATAGLQPTFTLMQPPATPSTSTAAVPQPQVSARSTFYKTKKALRSGTGRQSTVRLYTCVLCGQSTQGHKKYRKKTYCEKSQSSTSKELSGRTFETFTDFQKAVDEALGPQSQRPSGP; encoded by the exons ATGGAGTTCAAGGCAGCATCTCATTCAGCAG CTAAGAGACCTGCAGCAGATCTGTTGTTGCCTGTCTTGTGTATTCTGGACACAAGTGTACCACAAGATAGGCAACAATGTGTTCTGAAAGCAACAAAGGAGGCCAAACTATGCCAGTCATCCAAACCCTCGATAATATATGATGACAGCAGACTGAGGGATCCAAAGACGGCTTGTGAGGAAG CTAAGAAGAAGTGTCTCCTGATAACTGACAATCCCACGGAAAAGCAGTATCTGGGTCAGCTCGTCGTCACATTTGGAAAGTACGATGGCAAAAGTTTCAAGTGGCTGATTGAAAATGACGTTGGATATGTCAAATT TATCCTCGATCGCCACATTAAGGAGAGCTGCCACCCAGACAGGAAGGGTGCAATTCAGGCCGAGTGGGTGAAGGATTACCTGCACAGGTACGTGGAGTTGTACCCCTCAGTCTCCTGCCACCTGGAGGTAAACGTGGATCGGGCCATTTATGGTCAGGGGCGCTTCAGGTCGTTCACGTTCCAGGAGATGTGGAGGTGGTACAGCCTACACAAGTGCCTCCAGGCGGATCCACAAGCCGGAAGCGACCACGAGCGAAAGATGGCTCAGGAGGCTTTCTGCTCAGTCAGACAGTGGCTCGCGATGAAGGAGGACGACATCTCCTCAAAGTCGCTGAAGCGCTTCCGGCACtacattttaaagaaagaacaagag AAATCTCCCCAAAAAGTGGCCCCAGCATCTGCCGCTTCCGGCACCTCAGGGACCAGAGGTGACGACGACCAGGCAGATGATGCCCTGCTGGCAGAGGCACTTGACACTTTTGAAAGTCGAG GGGACACTGACCTGACCCCCTCACGTGCTGCCTCCCAACTACAGCCTCCGCAGCCGTCACAGACAGGAGACATTCAACCGTCACCT GCTCCTTCGTCAGCTCCTGCTGGTCAGAAAGGGACGACATCTGATGTGACAGACGCAGCAGTAGCTGCTACTCCGAGTGAG GTGACGTACGAGGGGTGGCATAAAATGTGGGAGTCTGGTCATCATGGGCTTCCCGAGGCAGACATCAGGTGGTTAAAGGAGGATGCCGAGAGGGGGctctttcagcagcagatgtCTTTTGAGGACAAGCACGGGAAAATCAAGACAAGGAAAGTCCTCAAACGTGACCGGATGTGGTTTCATCCACCTGAATTTCCTGgagtggtggtgggaggaggggtgCCCTTGGCAGACTCCTTTTTTCACAGCCGTGTGTTTTTTTGGAGACCAGTCGGTGTGTGGGGTTACAGCCTTCGCTGTCCAAGGTCTGAGTGCCCAGCGCGTGCCAAGAAGGACACGTTTCTGTACCGCTGTGGCTACTCAAAGACCGTCAGGCAGATCTGCCACATGTCCGGCTGGTACTCCATGCTGACGGAGGTACTGGCCTGTAATGCTTGCAGGAAAGCTGCCCAGGAGTCAAAGGACCATTCCATCGGTCGTTTCCTGGCGTGGGATGCAAGCATTTTAAACCAACTCAGTCCAGCTCACAGGGCAGTGTTCCCAGCTGTTTTAACACTGAG ACGTGGCGTGGACAAGCAGGTGATCCGCCTGATGAGGGATCGCACTCAGGGGAACACCATGGCCAAAGTATGGAGGCAGGTCCAGGAGAGCCACTGTGAGGAATACCTGCACAGAAAAGACCTCTACACCACCCTCCTCAGCCAGCTCAACAAACCTGGTGGGATCACAA GGATTCTGAAACATCAGTTTCAGCGACCACCACCGAAGCGAGAGCTGCCGTCACCAAGGCTGCTGAGGAAAACCTTCCTGATCGCTGAGACAGAGAACATCGAGGATTACCGTACCCAGATCATGTCCACATTTGGGAAAGTCCTCAAATACGACTCCACCAAGAAG ATCTGCAAGAAACTTTCTGGAGACGGAAAAGGCACTGCAGAATGGTGCACCAACGTGGCCAATGAACTTGGTCAGATCCTCATGGCTGTAATAACATGTGAGGAGTCTCTGGACAAAATGCGGCCAATGGCTGAAGGCCTCATGGAGAGGTACAGAAGAGCAGGAGAGGCCCCTCCTGAACTGATGTACGTGGACCGCGGCTGCTGTCGCGTTCATGGTGTGTCACACCTGGAGCAGCTCTTCAGCGAGTGGGCCGACAGTGGCATGATGGTGCGGCTCGACATCTTCCACTGGATTCACAGGTTTGATGCAGCCGTCAGAACAGATCACCACCCCAAGTACGCTCTCTTCAAGTCTGCGCTCTCTGCTGCGGTGTTCTCGTATAACAAGGATGACATGGCGCTGCTCATCCAGGCTATACGTGCAGGTCACCACTCCAAGTATGAGTCCCTCTCTGATGATCAGATCATCGAAATGCACGTCAGCAAAAATGATCTGAAGCATTACGTCAGGAGGATCACTGTTGGAGCCCTGGAGACATTTGCACGTGTGCAGAATGCCATCAACATCCTGAAGGGACCAGCTGGGATGGATGAGAACCAGGTCCACCTGTTCAAGGATGCGGCAGCCATCGACCGTGTCTGGGAGAACCAGCAGAAACACCTGGAGTGTCTTCAGGATCCACCGGGGAGAGACATGTACACCATCACCAAGTACATCACCCGTAATGGTGTGCGCCTGCCACATTACAGCACAGTGAGAGGAAGCAACAGCCTTGAGGGATTCCACTCCTTCCTGCCCAGCATGATACCGGGGCCCCACTGTGCTGCAGTCCCCTTCCAGGTGTATCTCCTCAGTGGAATTGCACGCTGGAACTCTGACAGGGAGTCAGCCAGCGTCAAAGGCCAGAAAGGGAGGAAGCACATGGTGTACGTGTCTCCTCTGATAGACCGCCTGAACCAGAGGTGCCAGGACTTGTTTGGTGAGGTTGAGGAGTCAAACTACCGACCTCCCGTGCCTGCTGGGGACGAGCGAATTGGTTTGGAGTATCTGTTCTCTCAGTCATCAGAAACATTCAGCGCTCCAGACCACTACGCTCAGACCAGAGAGACCCTTCAAGCGGCggaggatgacgatgatgaggTGGTTGCTGATGAGGTGGTTGCAGACACAGAGGGATCCCTGGAGAATGATGTGGGCTACAACTCTGACAGCGAGAGCGACAATCTGACCCCGCTGAAGAAGGGTCTGCATCTCACTGATCTTGTTGTGGCTCCTGAGCTTGATCCCTGTGTGGAGGATGTCTGCGGTCCAAGTCATCTACCCGGGTACCAGCACGTGGAGGATCTGAGCGCTGTGCTAGTCGAGATCGCCTTGGAGGAGGGAAAGCTTTCAATCGACGAAGCCACGAGACAGAGGGTCATCAGCTGCTGGAACAAGCTCGATCTCCATGATCGCAGCATCCAGCAGTTCGACAGCTTGTACTCAGCACGCTGGGGTAACGCTCTGTTTGGCCGCACCAAAGGTGATCCCAGTGAGTCATCACTGGTGCAAAAGCTGAAGTTCAGCAAGCGTTACTCAGCCGCCCACCTGCTGGACTCCAGGAAGAACCGCCTCATGTACTGCATCATAAAGCAGCTGTGGCTTCATCCCGACTGTGGTGGAAAGGCTCGAGGCACGCCACAAAAGCATAGGATAACAACTATGTATCAGCGCGTGCAGCAGAGGGTGACGGTTGATGACCCGGAGCTCAGCAAACTTGGGATCCCTATCCTGAAGGTGAATTCTAAGTGCGTTGCCGAGTTCATCAGGAGACAGGAAGCTTTGTCAGCGACAAATGTCACTGATCAAGGTTTGTCAGTCCTCCGCCGTCACCAGAGTGTTGCCACCACTAGTcaaccaccagcagcagagctgccAGATGAGAGACCCCACACTGCTCGACCACAAGTGCAGTATCTGGTCACACCGTCTTTGGCAGGGACCAGGAAACTGAAGCAAAGGCTGGATCATTTCACACTCCCCATTCAGCCATCGCTCACACCGATCCTCGTCGCCGCAGCTGCGCCCCCCACTCAGCCGCCACTCGCACCGATCCTCACTGCAACAGCAGGACTACAGCCCACCTTCACGCTCATGCAGCCCCCAGCGACACCCTCGACGTCGACTGCAGCTGTTCCCCAGCCGCAGGTATCTGCGAGATCGACTTtctacaaaacaaagaaagcacTACGCAGCGGCACTGGACGTCAGAGTACAGTGAGACTGTACACCTGTGTATTGTGTGGCCAATCCACTCAGGGACacaaaaaatacaggaaaaagaCATACTGTGAAAAATCACAATCATCCACCTCAAAAGAACTTTCTGGCCGGACTTTTGAAACATTCACAGACTTccaaaaagcagtggatgagGCTTTGGGCCCTCAGTCACAGAGGCCGTCAGGGCCATGA